Proteins co-encoded in one Ruegeria pomeroyi DSS-3 genomic window:
- a CDS encoding ribonuclease T2 family protein produces the protein MRWLVLWALTATAAWAEGEQAGDFDYYVLSLSWSPNWCETTGDARGADQCDARHDYGWVLHGLWPQYHQGWPSYCRTPEAPPSRRMSAEMADIQGSSGLAWHQWKKHGTCSGLSAAAYYALSREAFDSVIRPPVFRQLDKAVKLPARLVEEAFLKANPALEPDMVTVTCADGFIQEVRICLSTSLDPVPCGRDVVRDCRLKDAVFTPIR, from the coding sequence ATGCGCTGGCTGGTTTTATGGGCATTGACCGCAACCGCCGCCTGGGCCGAGGGCGAGCAGGCGGGCGATTTCGACTATTACGTGTTGTCGCTCAGCTGGTCGCCCAACTGGTGCGAGACCACCGGCGATGCGCGCGGCGCCGATCAATGTGACGCGCGCCATGACTATGGCTGGGTGTTGCACGGGCTGTGGCCGCAGTATCACCAGGGCTGGCCCAGCTATTGCCGCACGCCCGAGGCGCCGCCCAGCCGCCGGATGAGCGCGGAAATGGCCGATATCCAAGGCAGTTCCGGCCTGGCCTGGCATCAGTGGAAGAAACACGGCACCTGCTCGGGGCTGAGTGCGGCGGCTTATTACGCCCTGTCGCGCGAGGCATTCGACAGCGTGATCCGCCCGCCGGTCTTTCGCCAGTTGGACAAGGCTGTGAAACTGCCCGCCCGGCTGGTCGAAGAGGCCTTCCTGAAGGCCAATCCCGCCCTTGAACCCGACATGGTGACCGTGACCTGCGCCGATGGTTTCATTCAGGAGGTGCGCATCTGCCTGTCGACATCTCTCGACCCGGTGCCCTGCGGCCGCGACGTGGTGCGCGACTGCCGGCTCAAGGATGCGGTGTTCACGCCGATTCGCTGA
- a CDS encoding OmpA family protein, translated as MTFTKLSAAAGLTAILALGACTDPASLSTNTDPNQKAKQGALIGGILGAGVGAIANDSNPGLGALAGAAIGAAGGGLIGNSLDKQAAELRQELANDGITITNTGDRLIVSVPNDITFDTDSSTVRPGLRSDLQKVAAHLVRYPQSSVQVIGHTDSDGEAAYNQGLSERRAGAVADILQAGGVTYDRISTLGMGENSPIASNLTPEGKARNRRVEIVVIPRN; from the coding sequence ATGACATTCACGAAACTCTCGGCCGCGGCTGGACTGACCGCCATTCTGGCGCTGGGGGCCTGCACCGATCCGGCCTCGCTCAGCACCAATACCGACCCCAACCAGAAGGCCAAACAGGGCGCCTTGATCGGCGGTATCCTTGGGGCCGGTGTCGGCGCCATCGCCAATGACTCCAATCCCGGTCTGGGCGCGCTGGCCGGCGCCGCAATCGGGGCCGCGGGCGGCGGGCTGATCGGCAACTCGCTGGACAAGCAGGCCGCCGAGCTGCGGCAGGAACTGGCCAATGATGGTATCACCATCACCAACACCGGCGACCGCCTGATCGTGAGCGTGCCCAACGACATCACCTTTGACACCGACAGTTCCACGGTCCGCCCGGGCCTGCGGTCTGACCTGCAGAAGGTGGCCGCGCATCTGGTACGCTACCCGCAATCCAGTGTGCAGGTCATCGGCCATACCGACAGCGACGGCGAGGCCGCCTATAACCAGGGTCTGTCCGAGCGGCGCGCTGGCGCCGTGGCCGACATCCTGCAGGCGGGCGGCGTGACCTATGACCGGATCTCGACCCTGGGCATGGGCGAGAACAGCCCGATCGCTTCGAACCTGACGCCCGAGGGCAAGGCCCGCAACCGGCGTGTCGAGATCGTCGTGATCCCACGTAACTGA
- a CDS encoding MarR family winged helix-turn-helix transcriptional regulator, which produces MTHETDQLYQAVQATRPLLRNITAAVERGTLREGVTVGQRAILEGLSLTPGATAPQLGAALQMKRQYISRILQEVQRAGLIERRTNPEHARSHRYWLTPRGEAIITAIRADEMAKLALFSEGFSSVELTAYHKVQLALTRFFADLAKEA; this is translated from the coding sequence ATGACACATGAAACCGATCAGCTTTATCAGGCGGTGCAGGCCACGCGGCCCCTTTTGCGCAACATCACGGCGGCGGTGGAGCGGGGGACTTTGCGCGAGGGCGTAACCGTCGGGCAGCGCGCCATCCTTGAAGGTCTGTCACTGACCCCCGGCGCGACGGCGCCGCAACTGGGCGCCGCGTTGCAGATGAAACGGCAGTATATCTCGCGCATCCTGCAAGAGGTGCAGCGCGCCGGGCTGATCGAGCGGCGTACCAATCCCGAGCATGCGCGGTCGCACCGCTATTGGCTGACCCCCAGGGGGGAGGCCATCATCACCGCGATTCGGGCAGACGAGATGGCAAAGCTGGCGCTTTTCTCCGAGGGGTTCTCGTCCGTCGAACTTACCGCCTATCACAAGGTGCAGCTTGCCCTAACCCGCTTCTTTGCAGATTTGGCCAAGGAGGCCTGA
- the recR gene encoding recombination mediator RecR encodes MAGSTKDIDALIELMARLPGLGPRSARRAVLHLIRKRALLLTPLADLMGQVAATARECLNCGNVGTSDICDICTDERRATGELCVVEDVADLWAMERSGVFKGRYHVLGGTLSALDGVGPDELRIPRLADRVTAEAISEVILALNATIDGQTTAHYIADQLGGRVRLTSLAQGVPIGGELDYLDDGTISAAMRARKEL; translated from the coding sequence ATGGCCGGATCGACCAAGGATATCGACGCGCTGATCGAGCTGATGGCGCGTCTGCCCGGTCTGGGCCCGCGCTCGGCGCGGCGCGCGGTGCTGCATCTCATCCGCAAGCGCGCGCTGCTCTTGACCCCGCTGGCCGATCTGATGGGGCAGGTTGCGGCCACCGCCCGCGAATGCCTCAACTGCGGCAATGTCGGCACCTCGGATATCTGCGATATCTGCACCGATGAACGGCGCGCGACCGGCGAGCTGTGCGTGGTCGAGGACGTGGCCGATCTGTGGGCGATGGAACGTTCGGGCGTCTTCAAGGGCCGTTATCACGTGCTGGGTGGCACTCTGTCGGCGCTGGATGGGGTCGGCCCGGACGAGTTGCGCATTCCCCGGCTGGCGGATCGCGTCACCGCCGAGGCGATCTCCGAGGTGATCCTGGCGCTCAACGCCACCATCGACGGCCAGACCACCGCCCATTACATCGCCGATCAGCTGGGCGGCCGGGTGCGGCTGACCTCGTTGGCGCAGGGCGTGCCGATCGGGGGCGAGCTGGATTATCTCGACGACGGCACGATCTCGGCCGCGATGCGCGCGCGCAAGGAACTGTAG
- a CDS encoding NADPH-dependent FMN reductase: MTDLTLLGLSGALRAASTNRKLLREAARLFGPSTYTEADLNLPLYDGDDEAAQGIPEAVQRLADQIAAADAVIISTPEYNKGPSGALKNALDWVSRTSGKPWADKPVAVMSAAGGRAGGERAQAVLRGFMVPFQPRLLSGPEVHLADSSNQFDENGHLTGELYAQTLQSLMDKLRAEALR; encoded by the coding sequence ATGACCGACCTCACCCTGCTGGGCCTCAGTGGTGCCTTGCGCGCCGCCTCGACCAACCGCAAGCTGCTGCGCGAAGCGGCGCGTCTGTTCGGACCCTCGACCTATACCGAGGCTGATTTGAATCTTCCGCTCTACGACGGCGATGACGAGGCCGCACAGGGCATTCCCGAGGCGGTGCAGCGCCTGGCCGACCAGATCGCGGCGGCGGATGCGGTGATCATCTCGACCCCGGAATACAACAAGGGGCCGTCGGGCGCGCTAAAGAACGCGCTCGACTGGGTCAGCCGCACCAGCGGCAAACCCTGGGCGGACAAGCCGGTCGCGGTGATGTCGGCGGCGGGTGGCCGCGCCGGGGGTGAGCGCGCACAGGCGGTTCTGCGCGGCTTCATGGTGCCGTTTCAGCCGCGCCTGCTGAGTGGCCCCGAGGTGCATCTGGCGGACAGTTCCAACCAGTTCGACGAGAACGGCCATCTGACCGGCGAACTTTATGCCCAGACCCTGCAATCCCTGATGGACAAGCTGCGCGCCGAGGCGCTGCGCTGA
- a CDS encoding cysteine hydrolase family protein → MTKTALILVDIQNDYFPGGAWEVPGMEAAAGQAAHLLAAARRDGVLVIHVRHEFASAEAPFFRPGSSGAEIHASVAPTATETVLTKARPNAFVGTALLDLLQGGDIQAVTLCGAMTQMCIDATARAAADLGFAVTVAADACAARAVSFDGQDVPAEMVHAAFLAPLAASYGRVVPVSTLLD, encoded by the coding sequence ATGACCAAAACAGCCCTGATCCTGGTCGATATCCAGAACGACTATTTCCCCGGCGGCGCATGGGAGGTGCCCGGGATGGAGGCGGCCGCCGGACAAGCCGCCCACCTGTTGGCGGCGGCGCGGCGCGACGGGGTGCTGGTGATCCATGTACGGCACGAGTTTGCCAGTGCCGAGGCGCCCTTTTTCCGCCCCGGAAGCAGCGGTGCCGAGATTCACGCCTCTGTCGCTCCTACCGCGACAGAGACGGTTCTGACCAAGGCACGGCCCAATGCCTTTGTCGGCACCGCGCTGCTGGACCTATTGCAGGGTGGGGACATCCAGGCGGTCACCCTTTGTGGGGCAATGACCCAGATGTGCATCGACGCCACCGCCCGCGCGGCGGCTGACCTCGGCTTTGCCGTCACCGTGGCCGCCGATGCCTGTGCGGCACGGGCCGTTTCGTTCGACGGGCAGGACGTGCCCGCCGAGATGGTGCATGCGGCGTTTCTGGCGCCGCTTGCTGCCAGTTATGGCCGGGTGGTTCCGGTCTCAACCTTGCTCGACTAG
- a CDS encoding helix-turn-helix transcriptional regulator, with protein MRRSTRLFEIIQILRAATVPITAEDLAARLEVSARTVYRDIAALQAMRTPIEGAAGLGYVMRGGYDLPPLNFDQEEVEALRVGLSMLARTGDSALQQAAERVCAKIDALHDPADWLRVAPWGAPADDPGQGCTPIALLRSAVREARKIRIEYRSGEGAQTLRVLRPVGLIYHLDCTMVAAWCELRQGFRNFRTDRIWACDLLEDSFAPQAKALRQLWQDQSGWDEAAAMPAR; from the coding sequence ATGCGCCGTTCCACCCGTTTGTTCGAAATCATCCAGATCCTGCGGGCCGCCACCGTGCCCATCACCGCCGAGGATCTGGCCGCGCGGCTCGAGGTCTCGGCCCGCACCGTCTATCGCGATATCGCGGCACTTCAGGCCATGCGCACCCCGATCGAGGGCGCGGCGGGTCTGGGTTATGTCATGCGGGGCGGCTATGACCTGCCGCCTCTCAATTTCGACCAGGAAGAGGTCGAGGCGCTGCGTGTCGGCCTGTCGATGCTGGCGCGCACCGGCGACAGCGCGCTGCAACAGGCGGCAGAACGAGTCTGCGCCAAGATCGATGCGCTGCACGATCCGGCGGACTGGTTGCGGGTGGCGCCCTGGGGGGCGCCCGCCGACGATCCCGGGCAGGGGTGCACCCCCATCGCGCTGTTGCGCAGCGCGGTGCGCGAGGCGCGCAAGATCAGGATCGAATATCGCAGCGGCGAGGGCGCCCAGACGCTGCGCGTGCTGCGCCCGGTAGGGCTGATCTATCACCTCGATTGCACCATGGTGGCGGCCTGGTGCGAGTTGCGGCAAGGGTTTCGCAATTTCCGCACCGACCGGATCTGGGCCTGTGACCTGCTCGAGGACAGTTTCGCCCCGCAGGCCAAGGCCCTGCGCCAGCTCTGGCAGGATCAAAGCGGTTGGGACGAGGCCGCCGCAATGCCGGCTCGATAG
- a CDS encoding GlxA family transcriptional regulator codes for MQIVPNIALVDYPGAQRAALHGLADMFRLIARLDPEAAGPEVTIVNADTLPQQGVTALLFPPSIGGARGALDHPLARWAHRQHAQGALACSVCAGAFWLGHAGLLDGRPVTTHWGLEESFRETFPKARLEPEHILIDDGDVITAGGLMAWTDLGLHLTGLWYGGAMVSRLARYLLIDPAGREQRNYSSFRPERGHGDTAVLAAQRHMEMHLQGPLTVPQLAQVAGLPLRSFIRRFQAATGHAPATYLQALRIEKARGALERGAENIAQIAWTVGYADLPAFARAFKSRTGLTPGAYRARFRAAFPPGAVSRRIPLA; via the coding sequence ATGCAGATTGTGCCAAACATAGCCTTGGTCGACTATCCCGGCGCGCAGCGGGCCGCGCTGCATGGTCTCGCCGACATGTTCCGCCTGATCGCGCGGCTCGACCCAGAGGCTGCCGGGCCCGAGGTCACCATCGTCAACGCCGACACCCTGCCGCAACAGGGGGTTACCGCGCTCCTCTTTCCGCCCTCGATCGGCGGCGCACGCGGGGCGCTCGATCACCCCCTGGCCAGATGGGCGCACCGGCAGCATGCTCAGGGCGCGCTGGCTTGCTCTGTCTGTGCAGGCGCTTTCTGGCTGGGCCATGCCGGACTGCTTGACGGGCGCCCGGTTACCACCCATTGGGGGCTTGAGGAGTCGTTTCGAGAGACCTTTCCCAAGGCCCGGTTGGAGCCTGAACATATCCTGATCGACGATGGCGATGTGATCACGGCTGGTGGGCTGATGGCCTGGACAGATCTGGGCCTGCACCTGACCGGCTTGTGGTATGGCGGCGCCATGGTTTCGCGGCTGGCGCGATACCTGCTGATTGACCCGGCCGGACGCGAGCAGCGCAACTATTCAAGCTTTCGCCCCGAGCGCGGTCATGGCGATACCGCCGTGCTGGCGGCTCAGCGTCATATGGAGATGCATCTGCAAGGTCCGTTGACTGTGCCACAACTGGCACAGGTGGCCGGTCTGCCGCTGCGCAGCTTCATCCGCCGGTTTCAGGCCGCGACCGGCCATGCGCCTGCGACCTATCTGCAAGCGCTCAGGATCGAGAAGGCGCGCGGCGCGCTGGAACGCGGGGCCGAGAACATCGCCCAGATCGCCTGGACGGTCGGGTATGCCGACCTGCCCGCCTTTGCCCGCGCCTTCAAGTCGCGGACTGGGTTGACACCGGGCGCTTATCGGGCGCGGTTTCGTGCCGCATTCCCACCGGGCGCGGTTTCGCGCCGCATTCCCCTTGCCTGA
- a CDS encoding MerR family transcriptional regulator, which translates to MKIAEAAARSGLSIDTIRFYERSGLLPPIARGADGMRRFSPETVDWLRLLASLRETGMELRAMRRFAELYRQGDATIPERRRILQDHAASLNGRRAALDRCAALLAHKLQRYCEIEGG; encoded by the coding sequence ATGAAGATTGCAGAAGCTGCCGCCAGATCCGGTTTGAGCATCGACACGATCCGTTTCTACGAGCGCTCGGGCCTGCTGCCGCCAATTGCACGCGGTGCTGACGGGATGCGGCGGTTTTCACCCGAAACGGTGGACTGGCTCAGATTACTCGCCTCCTTGCGTGAAACCGGGATGGAGTTGCGCGCGATGCGCCGCTTTGCCGAGCTTTACCGGCAGGGCGATGCCACCATCCCCGAGCGGCGCCGCATCCTGCAGGACCATGCCGCCAGCCTGAACGGGCGCCGGGCGGCGCTTGACCGGTGTGCGGCGCTGCTGGCGCACAAATTGCAACGCTATTGCGAGATCGAAGGAGGATGA
- a CDS encoding methylated-DNA--[protein]-cysteine S-methyltransferase encodes MNVQTTEEGYHYGVIRRAIELIDAGGESMPLDDLAARMNMSPAHFQRIFSRWVGVSPKKYQQYLTLGHAKALLEERFTLLEAAQNVGLSGTGRLHDLFVRWEAMSPGDYARKGADLTIYWGWFESPFGPALVMGTERGICGIGFAAEAGAEATMEDLLSRWPQATFVEDPMRLRPWVLSAFGAASDRLEPVPLYLIGAPLQIKVWEALLRIPSGQVTTYGELAQSIGQPRAVRAVGTAVGRNPVSWLIPCHRALRKSGGLGGYHWGLPVKRAMLAWEAARSEA; translated from the coding sequence ATGAACGTTCAGACCACGGAAGAGGGCTATCACTATGGCGTCATCCGCCGCGCGATCGAGCTGATCGACGCGGGCGGCGAGAGCATGCCGCTGGACGATCTGGCAGCCCGGATGAACATGAGCCCCGCGCATTTCCAGCGCATCTTTTCGCGCTGGGTCGGGGTCTCGCCCAAGAAATACCAGCAATACCTGACGCTGGGCCATGCAAAGGCGCTGCTGGAGGAACGGTTCACCCTGTTGGAGGCGGCCCAGAATGTGGGTCTGTCCGGCACCGGGCGCTTGCACGACCTCTTTGTCCGGTGGGAGGCGATGAGCCCCGGCGACTATGCCCGCAAGGGCGCGGACCTGACCATCTACTGGGGCTGGTTCGAAAGCCCCTTTGGCCCCGCACTGGTTATGGGGACCGAGCGTGGCATCTGCGGCATCGGCTTTGCCGCCGAGGCCGGCGCCGAGGCCACGATGGAGGATCTGCTGTCGCGCTGGCCCCAAGCCACGTTTGTCGAGGACCCGATGCGCCTGCGCCCCTGGGTGCTCAGCGCCTTTGGTGCGGCCAGTGACCGCCTGGAACCGGTGCCGCTCTACCTGATCGGCGCGCCCTTGCAGATCAAGGTCTGGGAGGCGCTCTTGCGCATCCCCTCGGGCCAGGTCACCACCTATGGCGAGCTGGCCCAATCCATCGGCCAGCCGCGCGCGGTGCGCGCGGTGGGCACGGCGGTGGGGCGCAACCCTGTCAGCTGGCTGATCCCCTGCCACCGCGCCCTGCGCAAATCGGGCGGCCTGGGCGGTTATCACTGGGGCCTGCCGGTGAAACGCGCCATGCTGGCCTGGGAAGCGGCCCGCAGCGAGGCCTAG
- a CDS encoding YbaB/EbfC family nucleoid-associated protein translates to MFKGLGGLGDMAKMMKSAQELQTKMAQMQEDLNSVLVTGESGAGLVKATATAKGELKGLDIDPSIFNGDDKEVVEDLILAAIKDAQAKAAEKAQEEMAALTEAMGLPKDIKLPF, encoded by the coding sequence ATGTTCAAAGGATTGGGCGGACTTGGCGACATGGCCAAGATGATGAAATCGGCGCAGGAACTGCAGACCAAGATGGCGCAGATGCAAGAGGACCTGAACTCTGTCCTGGTCACCGGCGAATCCGGGGCCGGGCTGGTCAAGGCCACCGCCACCGCCAAGGGCGAGCTCAAAGGGCTGGATATCGACCCGTCGATCTTCAACGGCGACGACAAGGAAGTGGTCGAAGACCTGATCCTGGCCGCGATCAAGGACGCACAGGCCAAAGCCGCCGAAAAGGCGCAAGAGGAGATGGCCGCCCTGACCGAGGCCATGGGCCTGCCCAAGGACATCAAGCTGCCGTTCTGA
- a CDS encoding short chain dehydrogenase — protein MRIIVVGAEGDVGRAVCKELGSRHEIIRAGRSRGDVTVDIADPHSVAAMYARTGPVDAVISTAGEVHFAPLRDFDRETFMIGLRNKVMGQINLVLGGFYTVAEGGSFTLTSGVLDRDPIPMGSGAAAANGALGGFVMGAAIEMPRHQRINVVSPGLLDVSVPRYGAWFPGHEPVPAQRVGRAYAKSVEGALSGQVIIVA, from the coding sequence ATGCGGATCATTGTGGTTGGGGCCGAGGGTGACGTCGGCAGGGCGGTTTGCAAGGAATTGGGCAGCCGGCACGAGATCATCCGGGCCGGGCGCAGCCGGGGTGACGTGACGGTCGATATCGCCGACCCGCATTCGGTCGCGGCGATGTATGCCCGCACCGGGCCGGTCGATGCGGTGATCTCGACCGCGGGAGAGGTGCATTTCGCGCCCTTGCGCGACTTTGACCGCGAGACCTTCATGATCGGTCTGCGCAACAAGGTCATGGGCCAGATCAACCTGGTGCTGGGCGGGTTCTACACCGTGGCCGAGGGTGGGAGCTTTACCCTGACCAGCGGTGTGCTTGATCGGGATCCGATCCCGATGGGCAGCGGTGCGGCGGCTGCGAATGGTGCCCTGGGCGGGTTCGTCATGGGGGCCGCGATCGAAATGCCGCGCCACCAACGGATCAACGTGGTCAGCCCGGGCCTGCTCGATGTCTCTGTTCCGCGCTATGGCGCCTGGTTTCCCGGGCATGAACCCGTGCCCGCCCAACGGGTTGGCCGGGCCTATGCCAAAAGTGTCGAAGGGGCGCTGAGCGGGCAGGTGATCATCGTGGCCTGA